GCCGCTGTCGGCCGATGGCACCTACAAGCTGCAGTGCACGTTGCCGCAGCGCACCGGCCAGCATGTGATCTACAACACCTGGCAGCGCTCGGATTCGACCGAGGCGTTCTATACCTGCATGGACGTGCGCTTCCAGGGCGGTGGAGGCACTACACCGGCGCCGCAGTGGCAGGATGCCGGTCCGGTCACCGCGCGCGTTGAGCTGCCGGTGGGTACGACGCTGGCACTGCGCGTGTTCAACGCCAACGGCAATGACGTCGAACGCGTCGAGGCCACGCTGGCCAGTGGCCAGACCGGGGCAACGCAGTGGCCGTTGGCGCTGGCCCGCAAGGTCAATGCCAGCGCACAGCATGCACGCGTGGGCGTGCTCGCCAATGGCGTGATCACGCCGGCGGCCTCGGCCACCGACAACCGCGTGTACCTGAAGGACGGCAACCGCTTCCAGCTCGATACCCAGGTGCCGGACCCGGGTACGCCGTCGCCGGGCGGTGATTTCGACCACGTGTACCCGGCGGGCATTGGCAGCTATGTGCCGGGCCAGACCGTGGTGAAGGGCAGCGACGGCAAGCTGTACGCCTGCCGCCCGTTCCCGGAGGGTGCATGGTGCAACGTCAACGCCGAGGCGTACCGGCCGGGAGTGGGTGCCGCCTGGCGCGATGCGTGGATCGCGTACTGAGGCGCCGATGCGGGAGGCGGTGCAGCGTGCACCGCCTTCTGCCTGCAAAGCGGCACAGTGAGCACCGTGTTGCAGATCGATCACGGCCGCCATCGAATTCAAACTTGTCCGATGTTGCCGGCGGGCCTGCATGTAAAGACTGCGCGAGGTTTCCCACACTTCGCAAAGGAGTTCCTGCATGCACCTGTCCCATCGGGCAGTCCTCGTTCTGTCCGTCGTTGCCGGCCTGGCCCTGTCCAGCAGTGCCTTCGCCCACGGCACCATGACCAAGCCGCTCAGCCGCGTGAAGCAGTGCCACGAGGGCAATCCTGAGAATCCGACCAACCCGGCCTGTGCCGCGGCCAAGGCGATCGGCGGCGCGCAGCCGTTCTATGACTGGAGCGCGATCGCCCACGGCAACGCCAATGGCAACCACCGCGACCTGGTGCGTGATGGCGAGCTGTGCAGCGCGAGCATCCCCAAGTACCGCGGCCTCGATCTGAACCGCAGCGACTGGCCGACCACGCCGGTCCGCGCCGATTCGCGCGGCCGCTACACCTTCGAATTCCGGGCGCCGGCGCCGCACGCCACCCGCGAATGGAAGTTCTACGTCACCCGTGATGGCTGGCAGCCGGGCAGCCCGCTGCGCTGGGCCGACCTGCAGGAATTCTGCACGCTGGGCAACGTGCCACTGTCCGAAGGCGGTGTCTACAAGCTGGACTGCCCGCTGCCCAAGCGCAGTGGCCAGCACATCATCTACAACACCTGGCAGCGCTCGGATTCGCAGGAAGCGTTCTACACCTGCATGGACGTGCGCTTCGAAGGTGGCGGTGGCGTGGTTCCGCCGCCGCAGTGGCAGGATGCCGGCGCGGTAACCGCCAATGGTGCACTGGACGTGGACAGCACCGTGACCCTGCGCGTGTTCAATGCCAACGGCAATGACCTGGAGCGTGTGGAAACCAAGCTGGCGACCGGCCAGACCAGCCCGACGCAGTGGCCGCTGGCCCTGGCTCGCAAGGTCAATGCCAGTGCACAGCATGCGCGCGTGGGTGTGATGAAGAACGGCGTGATCACGCCGGTCGCGTCGGCCACCGACAACCGCGTGTACCTGAAGCCGGGCAACCGCTTCCAGCTGGAAACCCAGGTGCCGGGTCCGGGCCCGATCGATCCGGTCGATCCGCCGGGCGGCGACTTCGACTTCGTGTATCCGGCCGGCCTCGGCAGCTACAAGCCGGGCGAGACCGTGGTGAAGGGCAACGACGGCAAGCTGTACGCCTGCCGCCCGTTCCCGGAAGGCGCCTGGTGCAACATCAACGCCGATGCCTACCGCCCGGGCACCGGCTTTGCCTGGCGCGACGCCTGGATCGCGTACTGAGGCAGGGCACCGGGGGCGGCGCGATGCCGCCTCCGGTTCATGGGGTTGCCGGCCAACGGCCGGCACTACCAGGGTCCATGCGATTGCCGGCCAGCGGCCGGCACTACCCGGGATTATTTGCTGCTGACGTACTTCTCGCGGCGGATCTGCGGGTTGCCCAGGCCGGCAGCCTTCAGCAGTTCGGCACAGGCATCGACCATGTCCGGGTTGCCGCACAGGTAGGCGATGTCGGTGGCCGGGTCCGGGGTGAAGCCGGCCAGCGCCTGCTGCACGTAACCGTGCTGCACGTCCGGGTGCGGGTCGGCGGGCAGTTCGCGCGACAGGCACGGAACATAGCGGAAGTTCGGGTGCTTTTCGGCGAAGCTGTAGAAATCTTCGCTGTACAGCAGCTCACCGGGGCTGCGCGCGCCCTGCAGCAGCACGATCTGCACGCCGCGTTCGGCCATGGCCTTCTCCAGCAGCGGCAGCATCGAGCGGTAGGGGGTCACGCCGGTACCGGTGGCGATCAGCAGGTAACGGGCGTTGTGGTCGCCGGGGTTCAGGCAGAAGCGGCCGTAGGGGCCGGACGCACTGATCTGGCCGCCGTGCTCCAGCGCCTCGAACAGCGCCGTAGCGGCGCCACCGGGCACGAAACTGACCGCGATATCGACCGCTTCGCCCGGACCCAGCGCGTGGTCGTGGATGGTCGCCAGCGAGTAGCTGCGCTTGGTTTCGGTGCCGTCGGCGTAGCTGAAATGGACCTGGATGAACTGGCCGGGCTGGAAATCCAGCGGCTGTCCATCGTCACGCACGAACTGGTAGTGGCCTACGGTCGGGGCCAGCATGCGGCAGCCGACCAGCTTGAGGGGGAATTGAACAGGCACGACTTTTCGGGACAGTGTGTAGCCGGGGCAAGCCCTCGGGGTCTTCTATAATAGCCCCTCCCCGCCCCTCTCCAGCGCCAGCCCATGGGCGCGAAGGCTTCGAGCTTGGCATCCCAGAACGATATGGCGCCCGCCCTGCGCGTGCGCGACCTGCGCAAGACCTACGACAACGGCACCCAGGCCCTGAAGGGGGTTTCCCTGGAAGTGGCCCCGGGCGACTTCTTCGCCCTGCTCGGCCCCAACGGTGCCGGCAAGTCGACCCTGATCGGCATCATCAGCTCCCTGGTCAACCTCAGCGAGGGCAAGGTGGAGGTGTTCGGCAGCGACCTGGTTCGCAACCGCAGCGCCACCATGCGCCTGATCGGGCTGGTACCGCAGGAGATCAACTTCAACCTGTTCGAAAAGCCCTTCGACATCCTGGTGAACTACGCCGGCTTCTACGGCGTGCCGCGCGAGGAAGCCGAGCAGCGCGCCGAAGAGGAACTGAAGCGGGCGCACCTGTGGGAAAAGGCGCAGGTGATGAGCCGTACGCTGTCCGGCGGCATGAAGCGCCGGCTGATGATCGCCCGCGCGATGATGACCCGCCCGCGCCTGCTGATCCTGGATGAGCCGACCGCCGGCGTGGACATCGAGATCCGCCGCGACATGTGGCGCGTGCTGAAGGAGATCAACGCCGCCGGCACCACCATCATCCTCACCACGCACTACCTGGAAGAAGCCGAGTACCTGTGCCGCCACCTGGCGATCATCAACCACGGCCAGATCGTCGAGCAGGGGCCGATGCGCACCCTGCTGGCCAAGCTGGACGTGGAAGGCTTCCTGCTGGACATCGACGGTGACCTGCCGGCGCAGCTGCCGGTGATCGAAGGCGCGACGCTGACCGCGCCGGACCCGCATACGCTGGACATCGACATGCCGCGCGCGATGGACCTCAACCGCGTGTTCGCCACGCTCAACGAGTCCGGCATCCGCGTGCGATCGATGCGTACCAAGAGCAACCGCCTGGAGGAGCTGTTCGTGCGCCTCACCGGCAACCAGGAGAAGCCTGCATGAGCACCACCGAGCTGACCGACGGCCAGCGCAACCGCATCGCACTGATGACCATCGTGCGCCGCGAAGTCGCCCGCATCATGCGCATCTGGGGCCAGACCCTGGTGCCGCCGGCAATCACCATGACCCTGTACTTCCTGATCTTCGGCCGCCTGATCGGCTCGCGGGTTGGCGACATGGGCGATTACAGCTACATGGAGTTCATCGTGCCGGGCCTGGTGATGATGAGCGTGATCCAGAACAGCTACGGCAACATCAGTTCCTCGTTCTTCGGTGCCAAGTTCGGCCGCCACGTGGAAGAGCTGCTGGTCAGCCCGATGCCGAACTGGGTAATCCTGTGGGGTTACGTGGCCGGCGCCGTGCTGCGCGGCCTGATGGTGGGCGTGATCGTGCTGATCATCGCGATGTTCTTCACCCCGGTGCGCATCCCGCACCCGCTGGTGATGCTGACCACGGTGATCCTGGGTGCGACGATCTTCTCGCTGGCCGGTTTCATCAACGCGGTGTATGCGAAGAAGTTCGACGACGTGGCGATCGTGCCGACCTTCATCCTGACCCCGCTGACCTACCTGGGTGGCGTGTTCTATTCGGTGAAGCTGCTGCCGGGCTGGGCCGAAGCGGCCACGCATGCGAACCCGATCTTCTACATGGTCAATGCGTTCCGCTATGGCCTGCTGGGCAGCAGCGATGTGCCGCTGCCGGTGGCCTACGGGTTGATGCTCGGCTTCGTGGTGGCGCTGACGGCGCTGGCGCTGTGGCTGCTGCGTCGCGGCGTGGGCATGCGCAGCTGAGTTTTGCGTGCAGGGCCTGCGGCCCTGCACCCGCTGAATCAACGTCAACTTCAACGGCAACTGCAAAAGCTGACTATCCGTGGGATGGCGGGGTGGATCCGATTGCGGGAGACGCCGTAAACCCCGCTCCGCGGTCCGGCCCAGCCGCTGGCGGCTGTGCGTTCGGGCGCTTGCGAAGCAGTGCTTCGCAAGCAAAGCGCCCTCACCCCTGGGGGCTTGGCCGCGGCATCCATGCCGCGGACACTCCCGCAGCCGGACCCACCCCGCCTTCGACAAATTCCTGCGACTTGCCGGGATGTCGTTCTGCGCTGCTGTTGGTGGGTGTCGACCTTGGTCGACACGGTAGATCCACGCCATGCGTGGATGAAGCGTTCCCTGTAGAGCCAAGCCGATGCTTGGCTCTTTTCGTTTCGGATTACGGCTAGTCTGTGGCGATGAAGATCACTTCCATTGCATTGGACAAGGCCGTATCGGATGGTCCGATCGATGCCTTCAGCCATGTCCTGCTGAGCGAGTCGCCCACGCTGGATGAGGTGCTGGATTGCCTGGCCTCGCTGCACATGGCCGATCCCCGCCATCGCTACCTGTGCACGCTCGATGATGTCGGCCAGTGCCGCTACACCAGCATGCATGCGTCCGACGACGAACGCATCGCGCTGTACGAGGACGAAGACCCGGCGACGCCGGAAGATGCGTTGGCGGCACGCGAGCGGTTGCTGGCGCATGTGGTCGCGCAGCTTGAGCATTCCACGCATCGGTTGGAGTGGACAGCGCTGGCGGGCACGTTGATGTGCAGCGACGAGGACATCGAGGCGCTGGTCGCCGCCAATGCGACACCGGATCTCATCGTCGACGACGTCGTCTGCGTGCAGCAGGTGCCCGTGACCCGTTACGACCTGCTGATCGCCGCCCTACCCAACGGCTACTTCAGCGCGGACTGGGACATCTTCCAGAACCACGCCCTGATCCAGCACCTGCAGCAGCACTATGACTACCGCCTGTTCGGACTCGGTGCGTCGTGGCTCGGCTTCCAGCGCGACCGCGCACCATCGCCTGCAGAGGCGAGCGCGTTGGTCGCGGACCTGCAACGCATCTACGCGGCCGGAACCCACGGCACCTGGTCACAACTGGCTGCAACGCTGGCCACCCGCACCACACTGCTGTTGGGCTACACCGAAGACTTCAGCGAACAACTGCCCTGAGCACCGCTCTACACGAGCTCGCGCAGCGAGCGACCCGCTTCCGCTCTTGATCTGTTTTCCGTGGTGGCCGCGCCCGGAACATGTCCGTGGCCGGGCGGGTAGGTTGCGCAGGGGCGTGAGCCGCATGGATGCGGCGACCGAGCTTACAGGGATGTACTTGCAGCGCACCCTGCGCGGCCTACCCGCCCGGCCAACCCCAATGAACAGTGCATTCCGCGAACCACCACGAGGGGCACCGCCGTTGGCCGCAATCTCCGGCACAATCGAAATCCTGATTCCCCAGAAAACGGTGAACGTGCAATGCGCATCCTGATCCTCGGCGCCGGTGGTACCGGCGGTTACTTCGGCGGTCGCCTGGCCCAGGCCGGCGTCGACGTGACCTTCCTCGTGCGCCCCGCACGCGCCGCCCAGCTGGATCGCGACGGCCTGGTCATCCGCAGCCCACTCGGCGATGCCCGCTTCCCGGTGCAGCACGTCACCGCTTCTGCGCTGCCCGCATTGGCCGCGCAGAAGCCGTTCGACCTGGTCATCCTCAGCTGCAAGGCCTACGACCTGGACAGCTCGGTTGACGCCATTGCCCCGGCCGTTGGCGCAGGCACCACCGTACTGCCGATCCTCAATGGCCTGCATCACTACAACGCGCTGGATCTGCGCTTCGGCCGCGATGCCGTGCTCGGTGGCCTGTGCTTCATCAGCGCCACCAAGGCGCCCGATGGCGCAGTGCTGCATCTGGGCAAACCGGCCAAGCTCACCTTCGGCGAGCGCGACGGCGGCGCGGTCTCCGCGCGCGTGCGCGAATTCGCTGCGGTCTGCGCGCAGGCCAACCTGGATCACCTGGCCAGCGAACGCATCGGCCAGGAACAGTGGGTCAAGTACACCTTCCTGACCGCGCTGGCGGCAGCGACCTGCCTGCTGCGCGCCGACATCGGCACCCTCGTCGCCACCGATGACGGCGAGGCCATCGTGCGTGGCCTGTACGACGAATGCCTGGCCGTGGCCGAGGCCGCCGGTGAACCGATTCCCGAGGCCGCGCAGGACACCGCGCGCGGCACCCTGACCCAGGCTGGCTCGGCATTGAAGGCATCGATGCTGCGTGATCTGGAAGCCGGCCAGCAGGTGGAGGCCGAACAGATCGTCGGCGACATGCTGGCACGTGCGCGCAAGGCCGACCAGGAAGCCCTGCTGCTGCAGGTCGCGTACAGCAGCCTGCAGGCTTACCAGGCACTACGCGGCGCGTGAGCCTCACCTTGCAGGACACCGCGCTGCCGTCGCGGGTGCTGATCCTCGGCCTGGGCTGGAGCGGACGCGTTCTGGCCCTGCACCTGCAGGCGCAGGGCGTGCGCGTAGCCGGCACGGTGCGCGCCCCCTCGGCGACGCCGGACGATGGCCTGCTGC
The sequence above is a segment of the Stenotrophomonas maltophilia genome. Coding sequences within it:
- a CDS encoding lytic polysaccharide monooxygenase — protein: MSFRSTPLLLATSFVAAGLCLAGNAFAHGTMTTPVSRVYACFQGNPENPTNPACAAAKAIGGSQAFYDWNGINQANANGNHQAVVPDGKLCSGNNPTFRGLDVNRSDWQTTPIQPDANGKFTFVFKATAPHATRDWRFFVTREGWQPGSPLRWADLQEFCTLGNTPLSADGTYKLQCTLPQRTGQHVIYNTWQRSDSTEAFYTCMDVRFQGGGGTTPAPQWQDAGPVTARVELPVGTTLALRVFNANGNDVERVEATLASGQTGATQWPLALARKVNASAQHARVGVLANGVITPAASATDNRVYLKDGNRFQLDTQVPDPGTPSPGGDFDHVYPAGIGSYVPGQTVVKGSDGKLYACRPFPEGAWCNVNAEAYRPGVGAAWRDAWIAY
- a CDS encoding lytic polysaccharide monooxygenase; this translates as MHLSHRAVLVLSVVAGLALSSSAFAHGTMTKPLSRVKQCHEGNPENPTNPACAAAKAIGGAQPFYDWSAIAHGNANGNHRDLVRDGELCSASIPKYRGLDLNRSDWPTTPVRADSRGRYTFEFRAPAPHATREWKFYVTRDGWQPGSPLRWADLQEFCTLGNVPLSEGGVYKLDCPLPKRSGQHIIYNTWQRSDSQEAFYTCMDVRFEGGGGVVPPPQWQDAGAVTANGALDVDSTVTLRVFNANGNDLERVETKLATGQTSPTQWPLALARKVNASAQHARVGVMKNGVITPVASATDNRVYLKPGNRFQLETQVPGPGPIDPVDPPGGDFDFVYPAGLGSYKPGETVVKGNDGKLYACRPFPEGAWCNINADAYRPGTGFAWRDAWIAY
- a CDS encoding ferredoxin--NADP reductase; its protein translation is MPVQFPLKLVGCRMLAPTVGHYQFVRDDGQPLDFQPGQFIQVHFSYADGTETKRSYSLATIHDHALGPGEAVDIAVSFVPGGAATALFEALEHGGQISASGPYGRFCLNPGDHNARYLLIATGTGVTPYRSMLPLLEKAMAERGVQIVLLQGARSPGELLYSEDFYSFAEKHPNFRYVPCLSRELPADPHPDVQHGYVQQALAGFTPDPATDIAYLCGNPDMVDACAELLKAAGLGNPQIRREKYVSSK
- a CDS encoding ABC transporter ATP-binding protein, translated to MGAKASSLASQNDMAPALRVRDLRKTYDNGTQALKGVSLEVAPGDFFALLGPNGAGKSTLIGIISSLVNLSEGKVEVFGSDLVRNRSATMRLIGLVPQEINFNLFEKPFDILVNYAGFYGVPREEAEQRAEEELKRAHLWEKAQVMSRTLSGGMKRRLMIARAMMTRPRLLILDEPTAGVDIEIRRDMWRVLKEINAAGTTIILTTHYLEEAEYLCRHLAIINHGQIVEQGPMRTLLAKLDVEGFLLDIDGDLPAQLPVIEGATLTAPDPHTLDIDMPRAMDLNRVFATLNESGIRVRSMRTKSNRLEELFVRLTGNQEKPA
- a CDS encoding ABC transporter permease, with translation MSTTELTDGQRNRIALMTIVRREVARIMRIWGQTLVPPAITMTLYFLIFGRLIGSRVGDMGDYSYMEFIVPGLVMMSVIQNSYGNISSSFFGAKFGRHVEELLVSPMPNWVILWGYVAGAVLRGLMVGVIVLIIAMFFTPVRIPHPLVMLTTVILGATIFSLAGFINAVYAKKFDDVAIVPTFILTPLTYLGGVFYSVKLLPGWAEAATHANPIFYMVNAFRYGLLGSSDVPLPVAYGLMLGFVVALTALALWLLRRGVGMRS
- the panE gene encoding 2-dehydropantoate 2-reductase, with protein sequence MRILILGAGGTGGYFGGRLAQAGVDVTFLVRPARAAQLDRDGLVIRSPLGDARFPVQHVTASALPALAAQKPFDLVILSCKAYDLDSSVDAIAPAVGAGTTVLPILNGLHHYNALDLRFGRDAVLGGLCFISATKAPDGAVLHLGKPAKLTFGERDGGAVSARVREFAAVCAQANLDHLASERIGQEQWVKYTFLTALAAATCLLRADIGTLVATDDGEAIVRGLYDECLAVAEAAGEPIPEAAQDTARGTLTQAGSALKASMLRDLEAGQQVEAEQIVGDMLARARKADQEALLLQVAYSSLQAYQALRGA